In a genomic window of Brassica rapa cultivar Chiifu-401-42 chromosome A10, CAAS_Brap_v3.01, whole genome shotgun sequence:
- the LOC103843895 gene encoding uncharacterized protein LOC103843895, with protein sequence MHAAANKQRRDVQFDVGDWVYLKLRPYRKNTVAMRKVEKLAPRFFGPYFVIQRVGKVAYKLALPDQSQIHPVFHVSQLQLGVEPQDKVHELPLILSSSFEWNTEPEELLEIRQSSLNKQAEVLVKWKGLPEFESTWESVKTLAEQYPEFQLEDKLTSAYHQALCFDQSKLRGLRTAGWASRLMDRAVGFIWSGRRELYGLKASSLGRGR encoded by the exons ATGCATGCAGCGGCAAATAAGCAGCGACGTGATGTTCAGTTTGACGTTGGAGATTGGGTGTACTTAAAGCTCAGGCCATACCGAAAAAATACCGTGGCAATGCGGAAGGTAGAGAAGCTTGCACCACGGTTCTTTGGTCCTTACTTTGTGATTCAGCGAGTGGGCAAGGTCGCTTATAAGTTGGCTCTACCAGATCAGAGTCAAATCCACCCAGTGTTCCATGTCTCCCAGCTACAGCTTGGAGTGGAGCCTCAGGATAAGGTTCATGAGCTTCCTTTAATCCTTTCTTCTTCCTTCGAGTGGAACACTGAGCCTGAAGAGTTGTTGGAGATCAGGCAGTCGAGTTTGAACAAGCAAGCGGAGGTTCTAGTGAAATGGAAAGGTTTGCCTGAGTTCGAGAGCACTTGGGAATCAGTTAAGACATTGGCAGAGCAGTACCCAGAGTTCCAGCTTGAGGACAAGCTGA CATCAGCTTATCACCAGGCTTTGTGCTTCGATCAATCAAAGCTTCGCGGGTTGAGAACTGCAGGCTGGGCGTCGAGGCTGATGGATCGAGCAGTTGGCTTCATCTGGAGTGGTCGCCGTGAGCTTTACGGACTGAAAGCTTCAAGCTTGGGTCGAGGAAGATGA
- the LOC103843894 gene encoding uncharacterized protein LOC103843894, with amino-acid sequence MMLRSSLSYSKASSSRFGVPRVIIGDGGSHFINKVFESLLKKNGVNHKVATAYHPQTSRQVEISNREIKAILEKIVGRKKKDWSLKLNDALWAYKSAFKTPLGTTPFNFVYGKSCHLPVELEYKALWSSQIYKEKTKAFHDKKILKKEFSAGDQVLLFNSRFKVFLEKLKSRWFGPFQINEVRPYGAVVLWNKTGGDFTLNVHRLKPYMATTTESEGTSVLLSDPTPA; translated from the exons ATGATGCTAAGGTCGTCATTAAGCTATTCAAAAGCATCATCTTCACGATTTGGAGTTCCAAGGGTGATCATCGGTGATGGAGGCTCTCACTTCATCAACAAAGTCTTTGAGAGCTTACTGAAGAAGAACGGGGTCAATCATAAGGTAGCAACAGCTTACCACCCCCAGACCAGCAGACAAGTTGAGATCTCTAACAGAGAGATCAAAGCCATCCTTGAGAAGATAGTGGGGAGGAAAAAGAAAGACTGGTCTCTAAAACTCAACGATGCACTATGGGCATACAAAAGTGCCTTCAAGACACCTTTAGGAACAACTCCCTTTAACTTTGTCTATGGAAAGTCATGTCATCTCCCAGTTGAGCTTGAATACAAGGCCTTATGG AGCTCTCAGATCTACAAAGAAAAGACTAAAGCCTTCCATGACAAGAAGATCCTAAAGAAGGAGTTCAGTGCTGGTGATCAGGTGTTGCTATTCAACTCTCGGTTTAAGGTTTTTCTCGAGAAGCTCAAATCAAGATGGTTTGGACCCTTTCAAATCAATGAAGTAAGGCCCTACGGAGCTGTTGTGTTGTGGAACAAGACCGGTGGCGATTTCACATTGAATGTGCATAGACTAAAGCCCTACATGGCAACAACAACAGAGAGTGAGGGAACCTCAGTTCTTCTCTCTGATCCAACCCCAGCCTAG